One genomic region from Candidatus Omnitrophota bacterium encodes:
- the obgE gene encoding GTPase ObgE, whose product MFIDEVRIYVKAGDGGDGCNSLYRDIINRKGRPDGGFGGDGGDIVFEADPNIHTLLDFQFRQHFKGNSGTHGSSNHKKGRRGEDVRIKVPAGTLIKDAVKGLVLRDLVNNGDSVIIARGGKGGKGNSRGREAEPGAQGEEKTILLELKLMADVGIVGYPNAGKSTLISKISSARPKIANYPFTTKEPNLGVVRLYEDYSIVVADIPGLIEGAHKGKGLGHKFLRHIERTKILVHLVDISAIDGRDPYEDYIKLNEELKQYSKELAKKTQVIAPNKIDCPESKANLAAFKKRFGRRKLFPISAVAGDGIKELLNEICKRLKEASKDERV is encoded by the coding sequence ATGTTTATAGACGAAGTCAGGATATATGTCAAAGCCGGTGACGGCGGTGACGGCTGCAACAGCCTGTACCGGGATATAATCAACAGGAAAGGCAGGCCTGACGGCGGATTTGGCGGCGACGGCGGCGATATAGTATTCGAGGCCGATCCCAACATCCACACCTTACTAGATTTCCAATTCAGGCAGCACTTCAAAGGCAACTCCGGCACTCACGGAAGCTCTAACCATAAAAAAGGGCGCAGAGGCGAGGATGTCCGCATAAAGGTCCCGGCAGGCACATTGATAAAAGATGCCGTTAAGGGGCTCGTATTGAGGGACCTCGTTAATAACGGCGACAGCGTTATCATAGCCAGGGGCGGCAAGGGAGGGAAAGGGAACTCGAGAGGCCGCGAGGCCGAGCCCGGCGCTCAGGGCGAAGAGAAGACCATTTTGCTGGAATTAAAACTCATGGCCGACGTAGGGATAGTAGGCTATCCTAATGCCGGCAAATCGACGCTCATCTCCAAGATCTCCAGCGCAAGGCCCAAGATAGCAAATTACCCGTTCACGACGAAAGAACCGAATCTGGGCGTCGTAAGGCTTTATGAAGATTACAGCATCGTAGTTGCCGATATACCCGGTTTAATAGAAGGCGCCCATAAAGGCAAGGGCCTCGGCCATAAGTTCCTGAGGCACATAGAGCGGACCAAGATACTGGTGCACCTCGTGGATATCTCCGCTATCGACGGAAGAGACCCGTACGAAGATTATATAAAACTTAACGAAGAATTGAAGCAATATTCAAAAGAGCTTGCGAAAAAGACGCAGGTTATAGCGCCGAATAAGATAGATTGTCCGGAGAGCAAGGCCAATCTGGCGGCGTTTAAAAAGAGGTTTGGCCGCAGGAAGTTGTTCCCTATATCGGCCGTTGCCGGGGATGGGATAAAGGAACTGCTTAACGAAATATGCAAAAGGCTCAAGGAAGCGTCTAAAGATGAAAGAGTGTAG
- a CDS encoding bL27 family ribosomal protein: MAHVVNGRDSQPQTLGVKKYGNQSVKAGNIILRQRGFVFKAGRNVGIGRDGTLFALVDGKVNFTPGKIVNIVKASK, encoded by the coding sequence ATGGCTCACGTAGTTAACGGCAGAGACAGCCAGCCGCAGACGTTAGGCGTAAAGAAGTACGGGAACCAGTCTGTGAAGGCCGGCAATATCATATTGAGGCAGCGCGGTTTCGTCTTTAAGGCCGGCAGGAACGTAGGTATCGGCAGGGACGGCACGCTATTCGCGTTGGTCGACGGCAAGGTTAATTTCACTCCGGGCAAGATCGTCAATATTGTAAAAGCCTCCAAGTAA
- the rplU gene encoding 50S ribosomal protein L21, with product MYAVIETGGKQYKVAKNDIILVEKLAAKKGGEVKLNTVLMVKDGNSLHIGNPHVKGSHVVCEVLGMIRQDKVVAFKYKKRKSEKKKIGHRQNVLKLKVKEIEAGKGS from the coding sequence ATGTACGCAGTGATAGAGACAGGCGGTAAGCAATACAAAGTAGCCAAGAACGACATAATCCTGGTTGAGAAACTGGCCGCTAAGAAGGGCGGCGAGGTAAAGCTTAACACGGTATTGATGGTAAAGGACGGCAACTCGCTCCATATAGGGAACCCTCATGTTAAGGGATCTCATGTGGTGTGCGAGGTCCTTGGCATGATAAGACAGGATAAGGTAGTCGCGTTTAAATACAAAAAGCGCAAGAGCGAGAAGAAGAAGATAGGCCACAGGCAGAATGTCCTGAAGCTGAAGGTTAAGGAAATAGAAGCAGGAAAAGGGAGCTAG